Sequence from the bacterium genome:
ACTTTTTGAAGCTCGTCGGCGTGGCAGCGATCGTCGGATCGTTACTATCCTATTATGCCATGCATTGGTGGCTGGAGGGTTTTGCATACCGTATGACGATGGGAATCGGAATTTTCATTGCATCGACGATTATCGCCTTATGTATTGCCATGCTCACGATCAGTTATCAATCAATAAAAGTGGCAACTTCTAACCCGGTAAACTCGTTGAAATATGAATAAAAAACGGTGTTTTGATCTGGAGAAATCATGATCCAAAATTACTTAAAAATTGCGTTTCGAAATTTGATCAAACACAAAAGTTATTCGCTGATCAATATTTCAGGATTAGCCGTCGGGATTACGTGTTGCATGTTGATCATGCTGTTTGTGATCGATGAATTGAGTTATGACCGGTTTCATGAAGGTGCGTCGCGGATTTACCGGGCAAACCTGAAAGCTCGGCTTAACAGTAAAGATATGCAAATGGCGATGACTCCTGCTCCGATGGCGGAAGAGTTGGTGAAAATATTTCCGGAAATCGAAAGCAGTACGCGATTGAAGCGCTCGGGGAATTTTACAGTTAGGTACGGTGAAAAAGTTTTCAATGAAAAAAAGTTTTATTTCGGCGATCCGAGCGTGTTTGACGTTTTTAGTTTTACGATGATCTTCGGCGATCCGAAAACTGCACTGACAGAACCCAATAGCGTCGTTTTGACAGAAGAAACCGCTCAAAAATATTTTGGCGATGAAAACCCGGTCGGTAAAATTCTTCGCATGGACGGAAGAAATGATTACAAGGTTACCGGGGTAATGAAAAATATTCCACATAACTCTCATGTCCATTTCGATTTACTCGCTTCCATGTCAACGCTCGAAGAAAGCCGTGATCCGTGGTGGATCAGTAATAACTTTTATACGTACATCAAATTACGGGAAAATCAATCGTATAAAGCGCTTGAAGAAAAATTTATTCCATTGGTACGCGAAAAGGCCGGACCGCAGATCCAAATCGCTACCGGAGCCAGTTTTGATGAGTTTCTTGCGATGGGTGGCGATTACGGTTTTTTCCTGATTTCTTTAACCGACATTCATTTGTTTTCTGATATCGCTGAAGAACCTGAGCCGCAAGGCAATATCGCCTACGTCTATATTTTTTCGGCCATTGCGTTTTTCATTTTGCTGATAGCCTGTATCAATTTTATGAATCTCACGACGGCACGATCGGCCGGACGCGCAAAAGAAATTGGCATTCGTAAAGTTCTCGGATCGTATCGCACACAATTGATCCGATTATTTATGGCAGAATCAATCATGGTGAGTTTCATTGCGTTGGCCATAGCGATGGTGCTGACGGAAATTCTGATTCCGTTGTTCAACGAACTTTCCGGTAAACAACTGTCGTTGAATTATTTTGAACATTCGTGGGTATTGCCAGGGCTTTTAACGATTGGAATTACGGTTGGTCTTATTGCCGGAAGTTATCCCGCGTTTTTTCTTTCAGCGTTTCAGCCCGTAAAAGTTTTGAAAGGCGAGTTGTCGAAGGGTGTTCGTAGCGGATGGCTTCGCAGTACGTTGGTTGTCATGCAATTTGGGATTTCTATTGCTCTGATGATCGGAACAGGGATTGTTTTCGATCAAATCGAATATCTCCGGAGCAAAAAACTTGGTTTTGACAAAGAACGCGTTGCCGTCATAC
This genomic interval carries:
- a CDS encoding ABC transporter permease — protein: MIQNYLKIAFRNLIKHKSYSLINISGLAVGITCCMLIMLFVIDELSYDRFHEGASRIYRANLKARLNSKDMQMAMTPAPMAEELVKIFPEIESSTRLKRSGNFTVRYGEKVFNEKKFYFGDPSVFDVFSFTMIFGDPKTALTEPNSVVLTEETAQKYFGDENPVGKILRMDGRNDYKVTGVMKNIPHNSHVHFDLLASMSTLEESRDPWWISNNFYTYIKLRENQSYKALEEKFIPLVREKAGPQIQIATGASFDEFLAMGGDYGFFLISLTDIHLFSDIAEEPEPQGNIAYVYIFSAIAFFILLIACINFMNLTTARSAGRAKEIGIRKVLGSYRTQLIRLFMAESIMVSFIALAIAMVLTEILIPLFNELSGKQLSLNYFEHSWVLPGLLTIGITVGLIAGSYPAFFLSAFQPVKVLKGELSKGVRSGWLRSTLVVMQFGISIALMIGTGIVFDQIEYLRSKKLGFDKERVAVIHNAWLLRDQKHVFKQEILKQPFAANATMLNSNLGGDMGNSGYQVDNGTNETFLLWRMNTDFNFVPTMNIELAEGRNFSKEFLTDSGAVLINETAARIMGLQKPLDHHIIELDPDKKENAHYPIIGVVKDFHFESLHEPIRPMIIMPTWYGSYLNIRLQEGDPKPMLQAIESTWNQFLPGEPFVYSFLDEDFDALYRAEYRVSKIVTIFSLLAVFIACLGLLGLAAFTTEQRTKEIGVRKVLGASVAHIVTLLSRDFLKLVSIAFVVAAPVAYWGMYIWLQDFAYRTSIGAAVFIISGVLAVAVAFLTVSYQAIKAATSNPVDVLKYE